The Pyrus communis chromosome 2, drPyrComm1.1, whole genome shotgun sequence genome includes a window with the following:
- the LOC137722700 gene encoding probable purine permease 4, whose translation MESLVQTSPMNSPNSHNHHHHHHDHGCPTLITTNHHIPQTRTNSSSFLINNTTTTQLSEKGSMIKPNKRSMPLLVINYLCLFIGSVSSSLLSKYYFIHKGSSIWVSTWVQCSGFPLLLPFIFIPYYLLHCTQRKPFSHFTPKILVLSILIGLMLGLNNFLFSWGNSYLPVSTSSLLLSSQLVFNLILSVIIVKQKVTFSNLNCVILLTLSSVLLALGSNHDKPHDLTRGKYFLGFFSTIGAGLLFALYLPVMEKIYSKVYCYAMVIEMQLVMEAAATVLATVGMALKGGFREMKVESARVFDKGENVYWVTVWCNVVTWQLCFMGTAGMVFLTSSLTGGICMTALMGMNVLGGVLVYGDSFGGVKVVSTFLCGWGFCSYVYGLYIKARDIREEGGGEGGDRDKEGTHQEIEMDVHKVNDSSV comes from the coding sequence ATGGAGAGTTTAGTCCAAACTTCACCCATGAACTCCCCCAATTCCCataaccaccatcaccaccaccatgaTCACGGCTGCCCCACCCTCATCACCACCAACCACCACATCCCTCAGACCAGAACCAATTCATCATCATTCTTGATCAACAATACCACCACAACACAACTGAGCGAGAAAGGCTCAATGATCAAACCCAATAAGCGCTCCATGCCTCTCCTAGTGATCAATTACTTGTGCCTCTTCATTGGATCAGTCTCTTCAAGCCTGCTCTCAAAGTACTATTTCATCCACAAGGGCTCAAGCATTTGGGTGTCAACGTGGGTTCAATGCTCTGGCTTCCCTCTCCTCCTTCCATTTATTTTCATTCCTTATTATCTCCTCCATTGCACCCAAAGAAAACCCTTCTCTCACTTCACCCCCAAAATCTTAGTCCTGTCAATTCTCATAGGTCTTATGCTGGGTCTAAACAACTTCCTTTTCTCTTGGGGTAACTCCTATTTACCAGTCTCCacctcctccctcctcctctcCTCCCAACTTGTTTTCAATCTCATCCTCTCTGTAATTATTGTCAAGCAAAAAGTAACCTTCTCAAATCTCAACTGTGTTATCCTCCTAACCCTAAGCTCAGTCCTACTGGCCTTGGGGTCCAACCATGACAAGCCACATGACCTGACACGTGGCAAGTATTTCTTAGGGTTCTTCTCAACAATTGGGGCAGGCTTGCTGTTTGCTCTGTATCTCCCGGTCATGGAGAAGATATACAGCAAGGTTTACTGCTACGCCATGGTGATCGAAATGCAGCTGGTGATGGAGGCTGCGGCCACGGTGTTGGCCACGGTCGGGATGGCCTTGAAAGGCGGGTTTCGCGAGATGAAGGTGGAGAGCGCGAGGGTGTTTGACAAAGGAGAAAACGTGTATTGGGTGACTGTGTGGTGCAACGTGGTGACGTGGCAGCTTTGCTTCATGGGGACAGCCGGCATGGTGTTCTTAACCTCTTCGTTGACCGGTGGGATTTGCATGACGGCGTTGATGGGGATGAATGTGTTGGGAGGCGTTTTGGTGTACGGGGATTCGTTTGGGGGTGTGAAGGTGGTTTCCACTTTCTTGTGTGGATGGGGTTTCTGTTCTTATGTATACGGCCTTTACATCAAAGCTAGAGATATTAGGGAAGAAGGCGGTGGTGAAGGAGGAGATAGAGACAAAGAAGGAACCCACCAAGAGATAGAGATGGATGTGCATAAAGTAAACGATAGTagtgtttaa